The DNA sequence ccccggcaacggcgccaaatttgatatcgttgtcattaggcgatcaaattacaactacttaactttagcaacttcagtattgccaagttagtagtgaacaaaatagttagggttaagataaccctgagtcgtctcacaacgaatacggaattgatctcaaatatttgattcttaaaaatgcaattaaaatagGGGATTTTGATACGCAAAGAATGAATGACATGCAAATAAAAGAtcgtaaacacaataataataaataggtcaattccactgctttttctaaataagattcttcattggttatctagagattattgttaaattaattattgttgttgatttacaaatcaatcaatgtaaagactcaattcatttgttggcattctcacttttaatcaaagtacagtctcaattaaaagtgagaatttttagattatccatagtaaattcaatcaaagtacagtctcaattaaattttactatgcctaatcatgtttattcctttgtttcttcaccaaatagaaaacttaattaatcaaagtaaagtcttgactaattttagttaaagtaattacctttaatcaaagtagagtctcaattattggcaaaaacttatttaatcaaatgaaagtttctaaataaaatcaaagtaaagtctcaatttaatttaaaaaaccttttaactcatatgattagcatgcatgtagatttaaaatcattattttctattcgattaagaagcaaaggacatagataaacaaaaaccacaacaataatcaaaataacaaacacataaattcatctaacctcagaatccagttaagaaattacagtggaatcaacccttaaagcttagccctccatggctttgatggaatacatgataatatatgatgaaggaaaggaaataaaagaaaagagagaatgagagatgtgatggatgacggtgtctgccaaatccagagagttctaagttgtAAGTTCCCCTGCTtctactcccttaagtctctttatataggcttcaactagactttgggctttatctgtcggttgataaaatattttatttttatttaattaattagcaacttaatttctgtccaatttccaattctacccctcttgtttaatcattttcacaatattgaccagaatttgactaCTGACTTTGACCAATTGACCAATTGACCAGTTGGATTGTCCATTTTCACAATGTtggtgcaaggattgttgccacgtggcttgttctggttggccaattttaaaagttgaggattgccacatggcgtgatctggttgagtgtagtttaagtggtaagaagggtgcaacttagtgaaaactgggggtgcagaacagggttttttggtggtccactttacaaggagtgtgcaaataaaatatgggggtgcatttagcttctgatttattcttttccagaattacctgattttggacttattttgtaactttgaatatttcaaatccatactattaatgaccaaaaataaattctagctgcattaacaaatgttagaatatccaataatattttatgcaactaaaatcaattttttcgccatttttaccaaactcaataaatccaataatcacaaatcctaattaaatcaatctttaagcacagaaaattcaattaaatccccaaatttaaatattaaatgagggcaaaaatttgaactcatcagatGGGTTGAGAGGATAggagtttgttgggtggtggtgaaggtgtgcaGGGTAGGATTATACTCACTTTCTTCTTCAGTAGGCTGGAAAGCTGGGGACCCTACGACATCAGACgtttccttggcctttcccttttgagtggGATTGGCCTCAATCTTTCGCCTTAGGCGAGAGTTCTCCTGTCGCAGTGCCTCCATCTCATCTGCACTGCGCTTTTTCAAGTCAGCcagctcctgttgcatcttagcttgaccgtctaggatggcggccagatcCAGGCTGATGTTAGCAGGTCCTGAGGGGCCTGCTTCAACTTATTTGTTAACTCCTGCtctgctgcgggtagaaaccattttCGGAGAAAATGGGTTGTAAGGTAttatctcgtgccccacggtgggcgccaattgttcttgcaaagaacaaaaaatatatgttagaCACAAGTATTACCTTACTCTGGTCCGCCATCTCCTCGGTAGGCTTCTTCCTGGTTGATACATGTCGCTCATGGGTATCTCGGTGTGATCGGTTTGGAcccgagaggggttacctgtagaagggactccgaagctcaagtcagaAAAATCTCTAAGAAAGTCAAATCTGGTGATTAAGGaagtaatgaatgtgtacctttaattcgtggggtccatgcatatttatagattattaattatgtctggccacgtcatggACTAGGCCCTTGTTTGGGTTGTAGGTGGGCTTGGGCCTTAGCCTAGGCACTTAGCTTGATTATTATGGGCTTGATGAATCTTAGAAGTGCtttgattttgttaagttttctAGAGTGGTCGGTCTAGACCGGCTACTCttttagcggcttaggccgctATTATTCTTCTATCGGCTTAGGCCGGTTACTTTATTTGCTTCGTGTATATATGGTGttcgtttattattattatttggttggaccggctaggtgtggtacactagtccATCCAACCTTTgccgatatatatatatatatatatatatatatatatatatatatatatatatatatatatatatatatatatatatatatatatgacggTGAAGGATGATACGTGCTGACGTGTTAGCGaggccggctaggtgtggtacaccttctaaaataaagataaggataaacattatttatctttataatgattatgaatatttaaaaatatttggagagatataatcGTTTTATCTGCTGGTGCAATATCttccaaataattaatagatttattagttttaaaaaaatcaggaAGATATTCTTGGTTGATATTGTCTgattaattatctaaaaatatataaataattagcAACAACTAAATCTTGCCCAAAATTCTAATTCAGCCCTTGCGCTTTTGTAGTCTAAATTTGTAGAGAAATCCCAATATATCAATAATTGTATCTTAACCTCTTTTTATTTGACCAACTTTGACTAGCTTTGACCAAACTTTGACCATCTTTGAATGTCATTAAGAGGTTGACACGTGACAAGATATGGTTGGCCAAATTTGAAAGTGGTGGATTGATGACATGGCGTAATTTTGGCTTGATTTTGTAACTCTGAACAATTCAATTTCACACttttaatgaacaaaatttaacttcagctgcatcaaaaaatgttagaatattcaagaatattttatgcaaccaaaataactttttaagacatttttatcgcaCAAGTTCAATAAACACAATTATCAGAATTGTCAATTAAGATATtcttttaagcacaaaaatttaattaaatacccagaattaaacattaaatgagggcataaATATGAATTCATCATTGACACTTTATAAATATGTTGCAAGATATTAAGACTATCGAGTCCAACAGTTTCTGTGTATGAAGAACATGTCTCTTTTGTAACAAAACAAAGTTTCTTGGGGACCTCGACACGATGTTGCTGAGACAAAACAAGCTTCGTGATTGATGCTTGAAAAATGGAAGACAGGCAATTTCATGATATAGAATTATTGAGGTAAACAtcacaaatcaaacaaatataatttaatttcttttatcaaaggatcaatgaatatttttatgaaacttatgttttatatgatttggtgaagtttgttttgattaaactagtatttgttattttttgttatatttcgCGTAAAGTTACACatgaaatgtatatattttgtaaacgTAACATGTATACTCATAACTATATAAAAGGATTAGAACAACCCCAAATGCTTCTTATATTGTATTGATTctttattgttgataaaaaaaaccagtttcattttaaaacacaataCCAATAATAAGATATTCTGATTTACCTTACCAAAACAATCACATTACAAAACATCATGTCTTCATTTTACGTTAATTGTATTAGCCCGTTTTGTAACTATTATAATCATGTAACCTACTTCCTATCAATCCCAATCTCATAACACATTTTCAACGAACTACAATCTCATAACCCATTTTCTATTAGCGAGGAGTATCACATTTTCTAGTGAAGCCCACCAGTGTTGATGGCAAACCCCTAGGGAACCAACCACAAGAGCCATGATCATGCGCATATAAGAAGAGCAGGCTTCATCTGAAATAGGTGGGCCAAGCTCTTATTATCTTGGGCCAATGAGTTATTGTAATTAGTAGAGTAGGATTCTTTTGAGCCTTATATTACACGCCAAGTAATATATGATTTTCTTTGGACCTTGTATTTGGACCTCAGGTAGTAGTATAGTGTTTTTGGCTTAGGGTTATGCACTAAAGGAGACCTTTAAGGTTGACTTATAGTCGACCCATTTTGTGTGCCTAACGTGCTCTCCAAGGGTGAGGGTGTGTTGGTCATTTGTGCCTTTGGTGCATGAGACGCATGCTCTTGTCACTTGGCAAGTCACCTTTGGCACATGACTCTCCCTTGGTCCCCAAAGTAGATTAATTAGGGTTTTGCTCCCCTTTTCTGAAGACACCTCTAGGGTTTCTTGAATCATAAGTAGAGGCTATCACATTGTAAAAATTACTTTGAGATTAGTAAATAAATGTTGTCAAATTTGTGTCATTACTTCTTTAAAGTTACTTAAGCTAGAACTCACCTTCTAGGTTTCTTCTAGTCACCCTTCCTCTTAAACTGGCCCAATTTCTATTGAGAGCACCCAAACACCACTACACCCAAAAACTGACGCACATGAAGGGACGAGACACAAACTTGCTATGCTAATATAAAAATCGAGACGCACACACCATATAAACTTTAACTTGTTGCCTTATTTTATTGAACTAAGGCTTGCTTTTAAATAGTCGTGCAACATATAATTAACTATCTAATATCTAGCCTAAAATAATGGAATAAATCCAATATCTCAGCAATTAACAACTACCCAATATTTCAGCAAACAAATTTCCCCGATctgttttttaaaatactgCTACTCACAATTAATTAACTACCCTATCATATTGCAAATAAAAACAAcctaataattaaagattatctGACATTTTCCATAAAACATGCTTCACCTATAAAAGTTGGACAAAATTTGATTAGGTCCAACAATATTAATGAAGTGTATACACATGTTCCGAAAACCCAATTAAACTTGGGAAAGTTGTTGCCACTCATATTTTGTTCTACAGCTTCTGCCATTAATTTGTTTATCCAAGTAGAGAGGCATACGCATGTGGATGTCTAAATTTAAACAACATTGGGGACCacagaaagagaaaagaaagtagATTAACTTGTAATGTTTTGTGATGTGGTTAAATTGGCAAGGCAATGAGAgaagaaaatggaagaaaaagcAAAGAAAGTAGATTTACAGGTAGTGAAGGTAGTAGTTTAAAAGTATGAAGAGATAAGAGGGCTTGAAGAAGGTATAGGAAGCTAGTTAGATGCAGAAGAGGTCCATGCAGAAGCTGTGTACAAACTTGTATCCTTCCATCCAAGCCGTAATGTGCCATCAAGTTGTGAAAGGCTATAGCCATAAGCTGGTGAAAACATGTTCAATAtcaagtgagcttgagccattGAATTGGCACTCATGGGAAGCTGAAGAAAAGAGTGGGTAGAAAGCTCTCTTCTCCAGTGCCTAAACTTGTCTTCACCACTCCTCTTAGGGCCTCCTATGGCCAACACATTGTTGATTTCCCTAGAGAGAAGGTCATGCTCCACTCGGTGCCTGTTAGCATCATCAAAGTGCAAGTATGCTCCAAGAGAATCAAATAGGGTGGAGTAGTAGTGCAAGGAACCCACAAAACGGTCCAAGAATGAGCCTCCATGGTTCACATCTTGCTCCACCAAGGTGATGATTCTTGGCTCCAACTCCTCAAGGAGTCTCAGTGTTTTCCAATCAGGTCCAGTTGCATCGTACAGTGAATGCTGCAACCAATGCACTGCCACTGCCTCGCCAGGCTTTACATGCAGCATCGACACATCAATTACTTCCCCAAACTTGCTTGCAATGGGGTAGAACTTGAATGATATCCCAAGCCTTCTTGCAAAGTTGGAGAGTTGTTTCCCAGTTTCAACCAGGACTTCCATTGAGCTTCCCAAGCATGTCATGCTCACCTGTGCTGGACCCTCCATTCTGGTCGCTAATATGTGCAAAAAAGGTGGCCATTGCAGCCCTTGCATGATGTCCAAGTCAATGATGTGAATACTGTCACAATGGTTCACTGCCTCAAGGATTGCCTGGTTCGAAGTGAAGTGTGCAAATTTTATGAAAGGGGTAACGTTGTTCAACACTTGGAATGCCCAGTTAATGTTTCTGTGATCAGCCAAAGGTGAACACACCCCAAGCCATGAATTCATCACCCTGCAACTCATGGCCTTGGCaaaataagcaacaactctTTCACCACATGATGCTTTGTAGGGTGAGGCCACTTGTGTTAGCTCTAGTAACATCCTATTAGCCTCACCCAGGTTCTCAACTGAAATTGCCACTGCACACTCCATTAGAAGGGTTATGAGGCTCAACCCTTGATCACACACATTGTTGCTTTGGGGCAGAATGAAGTTGGGTAAAAGTGAGGGAACAAAGTTGTCATGGGAAGTCTTCAACAAGCTATCACAAGTTGTTTCTGTTAGCTCTTCAACAAGGTGTTTGGTGATGTCACCAATGTGTTCCTCCATCCACTCAGAGACTTCATTCTGCCCCAAATTTAGGCACTGGTTTTCTGTTGCTGGGGTTGGGGCATTTGAGTAGTGATCCCATGTTTCATGCATGTGTGGACGAATCATGTTTTGATTATAATTTGCATGAACCAGCTCGAATCCCACTTTCATCATACAAGGATCAAATAATAATgcaacaaatttaataaattattctgAGATAGGGATAAGAAACAAGTAGTAAAACACAAAAGTAGTGGAACAAGGTAGGAGAAGGTGTAAGAGGGGCTTTGAGGAATAGGCTTGTGCCACTTTTAAAggcaaaatttgatgaaaaaataaaaataaaaataggagtttgtgttgttttgtaTTGTATTGTCAATGACATTGCCAATTCCAGAGGCTGGCCGGCATAATAAAGCCACTAAGAAAAAGATAAGTGGCTAGAAGCCTAATCATTACACGTCGATTTGGCAGTGATTTTACTATTATAGTAATGAACTTAAATGTTTTTAAGCTTTTTATTACATGTCTTAACTTTGAGCTATTTTTCAAAGCATGGAGAGTGACGTTTTTGTTTGTGGTGACATGGTGATGGAGAAGGAGCAACTACcctatataaataataatatgattaatgtCATCATAAACTGTAGTGAAAATTGCTTTTcatttgtttatcttaatcctctcTGACTTCGCAAAGCCACTGAGAAATGGAAATTGCTGTTCATTATCATATCAGTTCAGCAAAGTGAGCAATGTCTTTTTTACTTGAACACTTTTCAATCCTCAACAAAAGTTCCATCCCTCCCATgtagatatttatttaatggCATTCTTCTTTAAAAGTGGGTTAAGCCCTTCCTTTGATTTTAACCGAGAATAAGATATATTTATTGAGTAATTATTAAACCACCTTTTAGATGAAAGAGATGGGTATGTTAGTTTATTAAAGGTCTATATGGGTATGGAAGGACCGTCCCAATTATTTTACCATGCTACAATGAcagtttaatatataaagattaTTGATTTCTAACTGTGAttagaaaaagaagatgaagttAATGAAGTTAAATAACATGCTTTAAACGACACGGCACATGAAAAATAATGGTATTAGTATCTGTGGGCTGTTTCTTGGTGTTTTGTGATATAATTGTTATGTAAGTTTGACATTTTCCTGATCAAGGCTGCTTCATAGGGAATGAGTATGCAGTAGAatgcaattatttaatatttagaagaaagtaaagaaataaagcaaggaACCATTCCAAAGCATTAAAAAAGAAGTGTGAGTGTCACACTGTAAATGTGAGAAGAAATCAAATGTTGGAGCTAAAGGAGGCAGTCAAAATGTGTTGATTCTAGGTAAACaaagtttaatttttcatttttttaattagttttgaacttttataatcttttatatatatatatatatatatatatatatatatatatatatatatatatatatatatatatatatatatatatatatgttaattctTTTAGTTATAACAATTCTTCCCTTTATCAATATTAGTAAACTAAAgtatttattgtaaaataaaagtatatgatgaaaattttattttaaatccatGGTATATacgataaaaaatattaaaccatGGTATATAAGTAGAtggaaataataaaatcatgttttataaaagaaatgtaaaaaaaattaataaatattttaaagatgtaATAAGGCATATGTCATCTCTGAAATCTGGACAGAATATTCGAATAAGTTTTCCTTGGAATGGTCCTGCACCAATCAATCATAACAATAACTTATATTTGCCAGCGACTGCTTCATGTTAACGCGGTTTTACTAAATACAACAATATTTGACCTCTTTTTTTCCTTCTCTCGAACTTGTATTaaaattagagatgtcaaaaaatCCGTACTCATGGGTATATGTGGCAAAACATAATGGgtagaaaatggatattaaaaatggatacccgctattTACGGACAcaagtatttttgatacccatATGTCAACGGGGCGAAtacggatatcatagtatccgtacccgtggatacccgtatccgctaaactttaattcacaaaaatattttcatatatatatatatatatatatatatatatatatatatatatatatatatatgtaaaaaatattgtgacataatttgttttaaggTGCACATCTTGTCTTATCTTTTGTCTCCATTCTTCCAGTTTCAAGTATTGGTCTTCTTCCAGGTACACCgtttgacattcttctcttccctttatttgaaattggacatatacatcaaaccttatatagacagtgacgtttatggtatgcttgttgtcaaatgatggaatcaaaataagaatacttggcacgtgccagttgaggtttattatttgtttatttttcaggaatcaattgGAAAAAATGGACTTGttaatcaaaacactaattaaagaatttttaatgtgttgaacatcattttatatttacttctataattatttggacttatatgaatttaaatttagttgaactttatttaaaatgtatgatagtgaagtattttattttattttatttgaattaatgattaaatattttttttaaataaatttataaataccCACGACTACttgtggatacccgcggatatgaaaaaaataggtagGTACCCACATaatggatacccgacggatatagATACGGGACATATATTTATTCAACAGGTAAGTGCGAAGAAGTCACTACCCGTACCCTAACTGTCCCGTTAACATCCCTAGTTGAGGCACTAACTGTTTGCTTTAAGAACGCATGATTTCAAAAATGGAAAACATAATTTTTGCTGTAAATTATTGATCAATTAATCAATTGCAAGGTTGACGCAAATTTCGCCTGTTATGATTTCAAtaccttttttaaaaatattttataactagGAAGTATCTgcctattcattttttttttatcaaaagacAGTCCAAGttaagaacaaaaacaaaatacacaGACTTGTGATAAGTGATAACAGATGCATCTTCGGTATGATTAAAACTGGAATGTCAAGGTTAATAAAATCCTTAAGCTGAAAAAAATTTGAGATCATTTGAGGGGGACAAAAACAGTTTGGTTTGATCCATTTTCGTTCAACTTTGGCATAAGATAAGTGACAAGCCAGCAACATTACCACCGCGTGCAATGGTATGATGGTATTAATCATGTCAACTTCTAAAAGTAGTGATCACCAAATCCGACATTCTTCAAAAGTTTTACTTCAGTTTCttgtttttagtaaaataaaataatgttagtATGATGCATGAAATAAGAAAGATGATTTTACATTCCCACATGATGCAGGAAGCATGTTGGAATCAAGGGTAAAAGTAATTCACAAAATAAGAGATACAAAAGGAGATTTTTCACATATTATGTGTAATAAACACTGTCAATAACAATGTAGGTAATCAACTACTCCTAAAAGTACAGTATCATGTTAACAGGCTAAATATTACAGAAGAATTCAGTGTTAATAGGAAAAGTAATCCTCCAATTCTAAAGTGTAAGCAATGAATAGATATCAGCTTACAGGCATCCCgttcaatataataataaataaacgaaCCATAATAACCCTTACAAATTAATgacatttaaaaaagaaaatgcaaacaGGTGTTGTTCTTATATACTACACTCCAATGATACAGGGATAATGCTTTGGTATCATTAATGTAAAAGAGAACGCGAATATACATGGTATGAAGTATTGATAGACAATGGGTGTATGTTTTAGTGTAGCATGTGTCACAAGGGAGATGGTGAGGAGTAAGAGATTTACAAATCAATAGTTGCGGGCCACTGACGAGATTGGTCCAAGCCATTAGTGTAATTAAGAACAAATCCAAACGTATACAGAGTAAAATTTTAAAGGTGGAAATGGTTAAAATGCTGAGTTATGATTCCTACTGGGAGGAAGATTCTTGTCTCTGCGAGATAACTCTAATTGGGGTGGCAAGAGCTTTAAAAAGCTTCCTTGAGCAGATGTATCAGACAACTCTTGCTCTGGTGTTTCTGATTCACAATATCATGTCAGCCAGTTTTATCACTTCAAAAGATTATGATTACGTTACAGTGAAACACAAGCTAAAAAGAAAACAGCTTGAAGGAATATAATAATGAATGGTCCCAAAGCAAGAGAAAGCCTACCGAAAAGTGACTTGATGGTTGGCCTCTTTGGTTTGGACTGTTTCTTCTTCAGTTCAGCTGGGAGGCAAGAGGAAACCAAAGTCAACAAAACAGAACAAAACAAACGACCTTCCAGGACATTAAATGCAAATACGATCAGCACAAAAGACAAacacaaaaattcaaatatttttgcCTTTCAACATAACCCCACCAGTTATGTTTCCTTCCTGAAAAAACATGTCACCTCATTGATGTGAAACTGAGGTTTTATATATCCTTGCAATAATATCTGAACAATGCTTAAGAATGTTGCTATTTGTTCATGTAATAACCATTTACTGACTTAAACAATCACACTCTCAATTAATGCATCTGTTGGGCCTTTAACACCTGTTCACAAGAGGAAGAGGTGTAAAAAGAAGGAAGATGGGCTGTGAGACTAAATGGGCTAAAAGCATGAAAATGCAAAACTTGAAGGTGAGATATGGATAACAAAATGTCCACATGGAAAGGGGACATTGGAGTGGAATACTCAGTCATGAGGTACGAGAGAGTAGCAAAAGGGGGTGACAGAAACTGGGTGAGGTATTAGCAGGCACGGTTGCATCTTGCAACTCTGGATGTTATCTTCTTTTCTGGATTACTATTTTCCGTTTTTCCTGGTTTCTTTTTCTAAGCTTTAGTTATACTCCTTTGGCTGTAAAGTAATTGTTCTCCTACA is a window from the Vigna unguiculata cultivar IT97K-499-35 chromosome 7, ASM411807v1, whole genome shotgun sequence genome containing:
- the LOC114192184 gene encoding protein SCARECROW-like; translated protein: MMKVGFELVHANYNQNMIRPHMHETWDHYSNAPTPATENQCLNLGQNEVSEWMEEHIGDITKHLVEELTETTCDSLLKTSHDNFVPSLLPNFILPQSNNVCDQGLSLITLLMECAVAISVENLGEANRMLLELTQVASPYKASCGERVVAYFAKAMSCRVMNSWLGVCSPLADHRNINWAFQVLNNVTPFIKFAHFTSNQAILEAVNHCDSIHIIDLDIMQGLQWPPFLHILATRMEGPAQVSMTCLGSSMEVLVETGKQLSNFARRLGISFKFYPIASKFGEVIDVSMLHVKPGEAVAVHWLQHSLYDATGPDWKTLRLLEELEPRIITLVEQDVNHGGSFLDRFVGSLHYYSTLFDSLGAYLHFDDANRHRVEHDLLSREINNVLAIGGPKRSGEDKFRHWRRELSTHSFLQLPMSANSMAQAHLILNMFSPAYGYSLSQLDGTLRLGWKDTSLYTASAWTSSASN